The sequence CTCCTGCGCTCGGGGGAGGCCCGGCGCCAACTGCTCCAGCTCGCCCGCCAGCAGGGGCGGCCCGTCAACCGCTTCACCGCCACCGGCAACTACGGCCCGCTGTGTGACGCGCTCGCCGCTGGCGCCGACGAGACGGCCCGGGACATCGCACGCCTCTCCTTCACAGAGCATGTCCGGCGGGACGAATACGAAGACGACTTCCACTACGCGCGCTTCCTCGGCTGGCTCGTGGCTGGCGATGAAGCACAGCGCGCGGAGGCCGAGGGCTTCCTCGACGCCTTCGAGCGCGTGCTGCAGGGAGAGTCCTCACCGCGCCTCGACCTCTGCCGCGCCTTGATGGCCCACGAGCAGGAGGGACTCGACAGCGCCCTCAAGGCCTTGCTGGAGGAACGCGAGCGCCACTTCCACGCCAAGGCCAAATCCTGGAGCGTGAAGGACGAGCACTACGAGACGGAGCGCTTCGTCTTCGTCGAAGGGCTCGCATTGCTGCGCCTGGCCGAGCGTCGCGGGCTCTCGGTTCAGGCCGAATACCTCTTCATGCCTGGCCTTGCCCGCGCGAGCTGAGCGCCGCTGCGCGGGCCTCCAAGCCGCACGGCCCCGCTCTCCCTGTCGAAAGGCTCCGGGGCTGGTGGCGTGGGGTGTTCCGCTCGGTGTTGTTGCATGCCGGCGTGCCGCGCCGGAGCTCGTCGCCAAGTAGCGAGGAGGCGCGAGCGCTCCAGCCTTGCGCCCCGCTCAGTCGCGGAGCCTCTCCTCATCGCACCGAGGAGAGGCCCCACTGCTGACAGCTACTTCTTCGGCACCGTGGCGGGCGCCGGGGCCTTGGGCACCAGCGTCTTCGGACGCACGCGCTTGACCTTCTTGTCGAGCTCATCCGGGCACGGCGGGCGCGGCCCGTCGCTCGGCGGCTGAATCGTGAACTCGACGCGGCGGTTGAGCGCCATGCCCTCTTCCGTGTTGTTGTCCGCCAGCGGCCGGCTGCGGCCGAAGCCCTGCGAGCACAGCCGCTCCGCGGCCACGCCGCTCTCGATGAGGAAGCGCACCACGCTGGCCGCGCGGCGCTTGGACAGGTCCAGGTTGTACGCGTCGCTCGCTCGCGCGTCGGTGTGGCCCTCCACGAGGATGCGGTCCACCTCCGGGTTCTCGTTCATCACCCGGGCCACCTCCTCGAGGATGGGGAAGGACTCGGAGAGGATGACGTCCTGGTCCGTGGCGAAGTTCACCTGCTCCAGGATGACAATCTTGTTCCCGTCGCGGCGCGCCAGCGGACAGCCGTCGCGGCCCTTCTTGCCGGCAGGCTGGTCCGGGCACTTGTCGAGCCGGTCCACCACGGTGTCGCCGTCGCGGTCCGTGTCCGGGCAGCCCGAGTTCGCCACGGGGCCGGGCACATCCGGGCAGAGGTCGCCCTCGCCAATCACCGAGTCGCCATCCGGGTCCACCGGCGGCGGGGGCGGAGGCGTGGGCTCCGGCGGGTCCTTGAACTTCTCCAGCGCCTCCCACTCGCGCGTCTTCGCCGGAATCCAGATGATCGACGTGAAGAAGCTCAGGTTGGGCGACGCGAGCGAGCACCCGCAGCCCGCGCCACCGCCGAACGTGAAGGTGAGGCCGGTGGAGCTGTACCAGCGCAGGCCGAGGAGCAATTCCGCGGGCACCTGCCGGGGCTCGTCGGGCAGCTTCTCCAGGCCCACCGCGCCGTGCACCATGCCCACGGCGGTGATGCCGCTGCCGCGCAGGATGGGCACCTCGGTGCCGATGCCGAAGGGCAGCATGTCGCCCACCGACGCGCCAGCGAAGACATGGTCCGGCCGCTTCCAGAAGCCGCCGTTGAGCGCGAGGAGGATGCCGTTGCCGAAGCGGTAATCGAGCACCATGCCCGGCGCCCACGTCAGCTCGCCGTCACCGGCGAACGCCTCCTGCACGCCGGTGGGGAAGCTCACGTTGAGCGTCAGCGCGGCGCCGAAGCCCTTGCCCTCGGCGGGGCGGCGCAGGCCGGGGATGGCCAGCTTGCCGGTGAGGCGCAAATCACCGGGGACGAAGCTCTCCACGGAGCCCTCGGTGCCGATGACCTCCAGGTTCTGTCCGCCCTGCGCGAGGATGAGCGGCATGTCCACGCCCACCTCGGCCCAGTCGAAGAGGCCCACGGTGGCCATGGCGTCGAGCTGGAGGCGGTTGCCGACGAGGGAAATCTTCCCCACGTCACCGCCCTCGGGCACCAGCGTGAGCGGGTTGACCGAGTAGCTGAAGTAGGGGCCTCCGGCCACGGACAGGTGCGACAGCGGTCGTGACTGCTGCACGACCACCAGGTCCTGCGGGGCGCCGGAGGGGCGGAAGAGCTGGACGTTGAAGCGCGTGTCCGGCTGGGCGCTGGCGGCGGTGGACAGCCCCAGCGCCAGGAGG comes from Pyxidicoccus parkwaysis and encodes:
- a CDS encoding Imm49 family immunity protein; translated protein: MSVPNMRAIELSASSKAGELARELEVGHRPPEEVERILFHLSRYARAAGIAHLLAYADGATFRQHLLRSGEARRQLLQLARQQGRPVNRFTATGNYGPLCDALAAGADETARDIARLSFTEHVRRDEYEDDFHYARFLGWLVAGDEAQRAEAEGFLDAFERVLQGESSPRLDLCRALMAHEQEGLDSALKALLEERERHFHAKAKSWSVKDEHYETERFVFVEGLALLRLAERRGLSVQAEYLFMPGLARAS
- the traB gene encoding outer membrane exchange protein TraB codes for the protein MKPSHLSLLLLALGLSTAASAQPDTRFNVQLFRPSGAPQDLVVVQQSRPLSHLSVAGGPYFSYSVNPLTLVPEGGDVGKISLVGNRLQLDAMATVGLFDWAEVGVDMPLILAQGGQNLEVIGTEGSVESFVPGDLRLTGKLAIPGLRRPAEGKGFGAALTLNVSFPTGVQEAFAGDGELTWAPGMVLDYRFGNGILLALNGGFWKRPDHVFAGASVGDMLPFGIGTEVPILRGSGITAVGMVHGAVGLEKLPDEPRQVPAELLLGLRWYSSTGLTFTFGGGAGCGCSLASPNLSFFTSIIWIPAKTREWEALEKFKDPPEPTPPPPPPVDPDGDSVIGEGDLCPDVPGPVANSGCPDTDRDGDTVVDRLDKCPDQPAGKKGRDGCPLARRDGNKIVILEQVNFATDQDVILSESFPILEEVARVMNENPEVDRILVEGHTDARASDAYNLDLSKRRAASVVRFLIESGVAAERLCSQGFGRSRPLADNNTEEGMALNRRVEFTIQPPSDGPRPPCPDELDKKVKRVRPKTLVPKAPAPATVPKK